The following coding sequences are from one Saccopteryx bilineata isolate mSacBil1 chromosome 3, mSacBil1_pri_phased_curated, whole genome shotgun sequence window:
- the MTLN gene encoding mitoregulin, translated as MADVSERKLQLSVLLAFASGVLVGWQANRLRRRYLDWRKRRLQDKLAVTQKKLDLA; from the coding sequence ATGGCGGACGTGTCGGAAAGGAAGCTACAGCTGTCAGTGCTGTTGGCTTTCGCCTCTGGAGTGCTAGTGGGCTGGCAGGCGAACCGGCTGCGGAGGCGCTACCTGGACTGGAGGAAGCGGAGACTGCAGGACAAGCTGGCGGTGACGCAGAAGAAACTGGACCTGGCCTGA